One genomic window of Aethina tumida isolate Nest 87 chromosome 3, icAetTumi1.1, whole genome shotgun sequence includes the following:
- the LOC109606712 gene encoding protein wings apart-like isoform X1, with protein sequence MSRGYGKYRRGGSSHSSFLFDNLFKENSNRPSAARSAATVGKWGITSFTSIRTMNGMSRSENERSSTASTSPTTPEVDNTPKPKKFFKSRNTEPPDLEAAPPTGGRASKRAKITYDEKPTRGSPRKFFSHKANSPPDKSTVLTQNVNTSKQKQEVKPPIVLRICRGPSLAGKSQLLNDSDESESTPTPSSTPSTSTSPGRRASSETPRPANCRITRSARRSMQQDPSSSPATADTPSEFPSLFMSPEQDSDLSPQYIPAEKYELERKAMYETLLGGPVPPSATPSATQNEDMSATDSLDFGETKDNDRKPVEEAPSETASALDDKQEEDEDSVPEEPSVQDTSHENDDAGSEMEVEETIENIEAEIHSQIMNAAPVVPETPPVPHEPEKAKAAAAAPTSVEHEWSTDGDSNSADTQADAPPPPETARPHTIDDHKDQILDKILESKKPSPEHDTQQQPQVAPVKLVISKKKGSIFKSRAVAADGTATKNRRALYRHKWVDTQPATEGGVGGDGVRLADRGSAGNDYDFSDEPLERVSRPADDDDGESVTSVRCSRSDKGKSDSQFYTVVRNVKKAHQIQEIGEFQEFNDDVEYILDALQDNNPISTRCLSAITLASKCMAPAFRMHVRAHGTVAKFFKALHDATRDQSLGLCTATVMFVLSQDRLNMDLDRDCLELMLNLLESDVSYQQALDVCGLSSQQLEKNKQKVRELCAEIQSQGHAMHLNLDAITVGQLAMETLLSLTSKRAGEWFKEELRELGGLEHIMKTISECCRQVSDYVVEWTDVLLDKLRKVDRCLRVLENVTHNNEENQQYILRYENGAILDTLVNLYKLCDGEIPLYPVTDIKDKSSTGTIIREALLVTLKVLINLTHHFNKQSQGGALIGSRPGIVDTSLHLLLQVPHYIPEQKKFELGVLVLMLLINLIQDQNNNKKLLMEAKAPSKLESIYSREESAVEALIVQFYHWEGCAKIAEKKTNAILDGEKDGDNPVQAKSNEEFIEETVAKLLQKAGTHMEYTFLASYIGMLMGFLIMDNPEYQQVVRSHLKGNNFCDMVELLKKFYNFMNLTSSTEASSVCAIKATQKVIKYLEDCDGSQQGETHSEGFTPSAECMDLSYKMAHSQ encoded by the exons ATGTCGAGGGGCTATGGAAAATATCGTCGGGGGGGCAGTTCCCATTCGAGCTTTCTGTTCGATAATCTGTTCAAGGAGAACAGCAACAGGCCCTCGGCCGCCAGGTCCGCGGCCACGGTCGGGAAATGGGGCATAACCTCATTCACCTCCATACGTACTATGAATG GTATGTCCCGTTCAGAGAACGAACGCTCGTCGACGGCGTCTACGTCACCGACGACACCTGAAGTAGACAACACCCCCAAGCCGAAGAAGTTCTTCAAGAGTCGCAACACGGAGCCCCCCGACCTGGAGGCGGCGCCTCCAACGGGCGGTAGGGCTTCAAAGAGAGCCAAAATCACCTACGACGAGAAACCGACGCGTGGGTCTCCACGTAAGTTCTTCTCACACAAGGCCAACTCACCACCTGACAAGAGCACCGTCCTCACCCAAAACGTCAACACGTCAAAGCAGAAGCAGGAGGTCAAACCGCCGATAGTATTGAGGATTTGCAGAG GTCCGTCTCTTGCAGGCAAGTCGCAGCTGCTGAACGACTCGGACGAGTCCGAGAGCACGCCGACGCCGAGCAGCACGCCGTCCACGTCGACGTCGCCCGGCCGAAGAGCGTCGTCGGAGACGCCGCGTCCGGCCAACTGTCGCATCACCAGGAGCGCGAGGCGCAGCATGCAGCAGGACCCGAGCAGTTCGCCGGCCACTGCGGACACGCCCTCCGAATTCCCGTCGCTGTTCATGTCGCCGGAGCAGGACAGCGACCTGTCGCCGCAGTACATTCCGGCCGAGAAGTACGAGCTCGAGCGGAAG gCAATGTATGAGACACTGTTAGGCGGGCCGGTGCCACCCTCAGCAACGCCCTCGGCGACGCAGAACGAGGACATGTCGGCCACCGACAGCCTGGACTTCGGCGAGACCAAAGATAATGACCGTAAGCCGGTGGAGGAGGCGCCGAGTGAAACAGCCTCCGCTCTTGATGACAAGCAGGAAGAGGACGAGGATAGTGTGCCGGAGGAACCGTCGGTGCAAGACACGTCGCACGAGAACGACGACGCAGGCAGCGAGATGGAGGTGGAGGAGACCATAGAGAATATCGAGGCGGAGATCCATTCTCAg attatgaATGCGGCACCGGTAGTACCCGAGACCCCGCCCGTGCCGCACGAACCGGAGAAAGCCAAGGCCGCCGCCGCAGCGCCCACGAGCGTCGAACACGAGTGGTCGACCGACGGCGACAGCAACAGCGCCGACACTCAGGCGGACGCACCGCCGCCACCCGAGACCGCCCGACCGCACACGATCGACGACCACAAGGACCAGATCCTCGACAAGATACTCGAGAGCAAGAAGCCGTCGCCGGAGCACGACACGCAACAACAGCCTCAGGta gCGCCAGTTAAGCTGGTGATATCGAAGAAAAAGGGGAGCATTTTCAAGAGCAGGGCGGTGGCGGCGGACGGCACGGCCACCAAAAACCGGCGGGCGCTCTACCGGCACAAGTGGGTGGACACGCAGCCCGCCACCGAGGGCGGAGTGGGCGGCGACGGCGTCCGACTGGCCGATCGCGGTTCCGCCGGCAACGACTACGACTTCTCGGACGAGCCGCTGGAACGGGTGTCGCGGCCGgccgacgacgacgacggcgAGTCGGTGACGAGCGTGCGGTGCAGCCGCTCGGACAAGGGG AAATCTGATTCGCAGTTCTATACGGTTGTGAGGAACGTCAAGAAGGCCCATCAGATACAGGAGATAGGCGAGTTTCAGGAGTTCAACGACGACGTCGAGTATATCTTGGACGCGTTGCAGGATAACAATCCCATTAGCACGCGATGTCTGTCCGCCATCACGCTCGCGTCCAAGTGCATGGCTCCCGCCTTCCGGATGCACGTAAGGGCGCACGGCACT GTTGCGAAATTCTTCAAAGCCTTGCACGACGCCACGCGCGACCAAAGCCTGGGCCTGTGCACGGCCACGGTGATGTTCGTCCTGAGCCAGGACCGTCTCAACATGGACCTGGACCGCGACTGTCTGGAGCTGATGCTCAACCTGTTGGAGTCGGACGTCAGCTATCAGCAGGCGTTGGACGTGTGCGGTCTCAGTTCGCAGCAGCTGGAGAAGAACAAGCAGAAGGTGCGGGAACTCTGCGCTGAAATCCAGAGCCAGGGACACGCGATGCATCTCAATCTGGACGCGATCACT GTTGGCCAACTGGCGATGGAAACGTTGCTGTCGCTGACGTCGAAGAGGGCGGGGGAGTGGTTTAAGGAGGAGTTACGGGAACTGGGCGGTCTCGAGCACATAATGAAGACGATTAGCGAGTGCTGCCGCCAGGTGTCGGACTACGTCGTCGAGTGGACGGACGTCCTGTTGGACAAGCTGCGCAAGGTCGACCGTTGCTTGAGGGTCCTCGAGAACGTCACGCACAATAACGAGGAGAACCAACAATATATACTCAG GTACGAGAATGGAGCTATTCTAGACACATTAGTgaatttgtacaaattatgCGACGGCGAGATTCCGTTGTATCCGGTGACCGATATCAAGGACAAATCCTCCACGGGGACCATAATCAGGGAAGCTTTGCTTGTAACACTTAAGGTACTCATCAATCTCACCCACCATTTCAACAAACAAT CTCAAGGAGGCGCCCTCATTGGATCGCGACCTGGAATCGTGGACACCAGTTTACACCTGCTGCTGCAGGTGCCCCATTACATTCCGGAACAGAAGAAGTTCGAGTTGGGGGTCTTAGTGTTGATGTTACTCATTAATCTCATACAGgatcaaaataacaataaaaaattgttgatggaAGCCAAAGCACCCTCCAAACTGGAAAGCATTTATTCAA GGGAGGAAAGCGCCGTCGAAGCCTTAATAGTGCAGTTCTACCACTGGGAGGGCTGTGCGAAAATCGCCGAAAAGAAAACCAACGCCATTTTGGACGGGGAAAAGGACGGCGACAACCCAGTCCAGGCTAAGTCTAACGAGGAGTTCATTGAGGAGACGGTTGCTAAAT TGCTACAAAAGGCTGGCACCCACATGGAGTACACATTCCTGGCGTCGTACATCGGGATGCTGATGGGCTTCCTAATAATGGACAACCCGGAGTACCAACAGGTGGTACGGTCGCACCTCAAGGGCAACAACTTCTGCGACATGGTCGAGTTGCTTAAGAAGTTCTACAACTTTATGAATCTTACGTCCTCG ACGGAGGCGTCGAGCGTGTGCGCCATCAAAGCCACCCAGAAGGTGATCAAGTACCTGGAAGACTGCGACGGTTCGCAACAAGGCGAGACGCACTCGGAGGGCTTCACCCCGTCCGCCGAGTGCATGGATCTGAGCTACAAGATGGCCCACTCGCAGTAG
- the LOC109606712 gene encoding protein wings apart-like isoform X2: MSRGYGKYRRGGSSHSSFLFDNLFKENSNRPSAARSAATVGKWGITSFTSIRTMNGMSRSENERSSTASTSPTTPEVDNTPKPKKFFKSRNTEPPDLEAAPPTGGRASKRAKITYDEKPTRGSPRKFFSHKANSPPDKSTVLTQNVNTSKQKQEVKPPIVLRICRGPSLAGKSQLLNDSDESESTPTPSSTPSTSTSPGRRASSETPRPANCRITRSARRSMQQDPSSSPATADTPSEFPSLFMSPEQDSDLSPQYIPAEKYELERKAMYETLLGGPVPPSATPSATQNEDMSATDSLDFGETKDNDRKPVEEAPSETASALDDKQEEDEDSVPEEPSVQDTSHENDDAGSEMEVEETIENIEAEIHSQIMNAAPVVPETPPVPHEPEKAKAAAAAPTSVEHEWSTDGDSNSADTQADAPPPPETARPHTIDDHKDQILDKILESKKPSPEHDTQQQPQAPVKLVISKKKGSIFKSRAVAADGTATKNRRALYRHKWVDTQPATEGGVGGDGVRLADRGSAGNDYDFSDEPLERVSRPADDDDGESVTSVRCSRSDKGKSDSQFYTVVRNVKKAHQIQEIGEFQEFNDDVEYILDALQDNNPISTRCLSAITLASKCMAPAFRMHVRAHGTVAKFFKALHDATRDQSLGLCTATVMFVLSQDRLNMDLDRDCLELMLNLLESDVSYQQALDVCGLSSQQLEKNKQKVRELCAEIQSQGHAMHLNLDAITVGQLAMETLLSLTSKRAGEWFKEELRELGGLEHIMKTISECCRQVSDYVVEWTDVLLDKLRKVDRCLRVLENVTHNNEENQQYILRYENGAILDTLVNLYKLCDGEIPLYPVTDIKDKSSTGTIIREALLVTLKVLINLTHHFNKQSQGGALIGSRPGIVDTSLHLLLQVPHYIPEQKKFELGVLVLMLLINLIQDQNNNKKLLMEAKAPSKLESIYSREESAVEALIVQFYHWEGCAKIAEKKTNAILDGEKDGDNPVQAKSNEEFIEETVAKLLQKAGTHMEYTFLASYIGMLMGFLIMDNPEYQQVVRSHLKGNNFCDMVELLKKFYNFMNLTSSTEASSVCAIKATQKVIKYLEDCDGSQQGETHSEGFTPSAECMDLSYKMAHSQ, encoded by the exons ATGTCGAGGGGCTATGGAAAATATCGTCGGGGGGGCAGTTCCCATTCGAGCTTTCTGTTCGATAATCTGTTCAAGGAGAACAGCAACAGGCCCTCGGCCGCCAGGTCCGCGGCCACGGTCGGGAAATGGGGCATAACCTCATTCACCTCCATACGTACTATGAATG GTATGTCCCGTTCAGAGAACGAACGCTCGTCGACGGCGTCTACGTCACCGACGACACCTGAAGTAGACAACACCCCCAAGCCGAAGAAGTTCTTCAAGAGTCGCAACACGGAGCCCCCCGACCTGGAGGCGGCGCCTCCAACGGGCGGTAGGGCTTCAAAGAGAGCCAAAATCACCTACGACGAGAAACCGACGCGTGGGTCTCCACGTAAGTTCTTCTCACACAAGGCCAACTCACCACCTGACAAGAGCACCGTCCTCACCCAAAACGTCAACACGTCAAAGCAGAAGCAGGAGGTCAAACCGCCGATAGTATTGAGGATTTGCAGAG GTCCGTCTCTTGCAGGCAAGTCGCAGCTGCTGAACGACTCGGACGAGTCCGAGAGCACGCCGACGCCGAGCAGCACGCCGTCCACGTCGACGTCGCCCGGCCGAAGAGCGTCGTCGGAGACGCCGCGTCCGGCCAACTGTCGCATCACCAGGAGCGCGAGGCGCAGCATGCAGCAGGACCCGAGCAGTTCGCCGGCCACTGCGGACACGCCCTCCGAATTCCCGTCGCTGTTCATGTCGCCGGAGCAGGACAGCGACCTGTCGCCGCAGTACATTCCGGCCGAGAAGTACGAGCTCGAGCGGAAG gCAATGTATGAGACACTGTTAGGCGGGCCGGTGCCACCCTCAGCAACGCCCTCGGCGACGCAGAACGAGGACATGTCGGCCACCGACAGCCTGGACTTCGGCGAGACCAAAGATAATGACCGTAAGCCGGTGGAGGAGGCGCCGAGTGAAACAGCCTCCGCTCTTGATGACAAGCAGGAAGAGGACGAGGATAGTGTGCCGGAGGAACCGTCGGTGCAAGACACGTCGCACGAGAACGACGACGCAGGCAGCGAGATGGAGGTGGAGGAGACCATAGAGAATATCGAGGCGGAGATCCATTCTCAg attatgaATGCGGCACCGGTAGTACCCGAGACCCCGCCCGTGCCGCACGAACCGGAGAAAGCCAAGGCCGCCGCCGCAGCGCCCACGAGCGTCGAACACGAGTGGTCGACCGACGGCGACAGCAACAGCGCCGACACTCAGGCGGACGCACCGCCGCCACCCGAGACCGCCCGACCGCACACGATCGACGACCACAAGGACCAGATCCTCGACAAGATACTCGAGAGCAAGAAGCCGTCGCCGGAGCACGACACGCAACAACAGCCTCAG gCGCCAGTTAAGCTGGTGATATCGAAGAAAAAGGGGAGCATTTTCAAGAGCAGGGCGGTGGCGGCGGACGGCACGGCCACCAAAAACCGGCGGGCGCTCTACCGGCACAAGTGGGTGGACACGCAGCCCGCCACCGAGGGCGGAGTGGGCGGCGACGGCGTCCGACTGGCCGATCGCGGTTCCGCCGGCAACGACTACGACTTCTCGGACGAGCCGCTGGAACGGGTGTCGCGGCCGgccgacgacgacgacggcgAGTCGGTGACGAGCGTGCGGTGCAGCCGCTCGGACAAGGGG AAATCTGATTCGCAGTTCTATACGGTTGTGAGGAACGTCAAGAAGGCCCATCAGATACAGGAGATAGGCGAGTTTCAGGAGTTCAACGACGACGTCGAGTATATCTTGGACGCGTTGCAGGATAACAATCCCATTAGCACGCGATGTCTGTCCGCCATCACGCTCGCGTCCAAGTGCATGGCTCCCGCCTTCCGGATGCACGTAAGGGCGCACGGCACT GTTGCGAAATTCTTCAAAGCCTTGCACGACGCCACGCGCGACCAAAGCCTGGGCCTGTGCACGGCCACGGTGATGTTCGTCCTGAGCCAGGACCGTCTCAACATGGACCTGGACCGCGACTGTCTGGAGCTGATGCTCAACCTGTTGGAGTCGGACGTCAGCTATCAGCAGGCGTTGGACGTGTGCGGTCTCAGTTCGCAGCAGCTGGAGAAGAACAAGCAGAAGGTGCGGGAACTCTGCGCTGAAATCCAGAGCCAGGGACACGCGATGCATCTCAATCTGGACGCGATCACT GTTGGCCAACTGGCGATGGAAACGTTGCTGTCGCTGACGTCGAAGAGGGCGGGGGAGTGGTTTAAGGAGGAGTTACGGGAACTGGGCGGTCTCGAGCACATAATGAAGACGATTAGCGAGTGCTGCCGCCAGGTGTCGGACTACGTCGTCGAGTGGACGGACGTCCTGTTGGACAAGCTGCGCAAGGTCGACCGTTGCTTGAGGGTCCTCGAGAACGTCACGCACAATAACGAGGAGAACCAACAATATATACTCAG GTACGAGAATGGAGCTATTCTAGACACATTAGTgaatttgtacaaattatgCGACGGCGAGATTCCGTTGTATCCGGTGACCGATATCAAGGACAAATCCTCCACGGGGACCATAATCAGGGAAGCTTTGCTTGTAACACTTAAGGTACTCATCAATCTCACCCACCATTTCAACAAACAAT CTCAAGGAGGCGCCCTCATTGGATCGCGACCTGGAATCGTGGACACCAGTTTACACCTGCTGCTGCAGGTGCCCCATTACATTCCGGAACAGAAGAAGTTCGAGTTGGGGGTCTTAGTGTTGATGTTACTCATTAATCTCATACAGgatcaaaataacaataaaaaattgttgatggaAGCCAAAGCACCCTCCAAACTGGAAAGCATTTATTCAA GGGAGGAAAGCGCCGTCGAAGCCTTAATAGTGCAGTTCTACCACTGGGAGGGCTGTGCGAAAATCGCCGAAAAGAAAACCAACGCCATTTTGGACGGGGAAAAGGACGGCGACAACCCAGTCCAGGCTAAGTCTAACGAGGAGTTCATTGAGGAGACGGTTGCTAAAT TGCTACAAAAGGCTGGCACCCACATGGAGTACACATTCCTGGCGTCGTACATCGGGATGCTGATGGGCTTCCTAATAATGGACAACCCGGAGTACCAACAGGTGGTACGGTCGCACCTCAAGGGCAACAACTTCTGCGACATGGTCGAGTTGCTTAAGAAGTTCTACAACTTTATGAATCTTACGTCCTCG ACGGAGGCGTCGAGCGTGTGCGCCATCAAAGCCACCCAGAAGGTGATCAAGTACCTGGAAGACTGCGACGGTTCGCAACAAGGCGAGACGCACTCGGAGGGCTTCACCCCGTCCGCCGAGTGCATGGATCTGAGCTACAAGATGGCCCACTCGCAGTAG
- the LOC109606712 gene encoding protein wings apart-like isoform X4: MSRGYGKYRRGGSSHSSFLFDNLFKENSNRPSAARSAATVGKWGITSFTSIRTMNGMSRSENERSSTASTSPTTPEVDNTPKPKKFFKSRNTEPPDLEAAPPTGGRASKRAKITYDEKPTRGSPRKFFSHKANSPPDKSTVLTQNVNTSKQKQEVKPPIVLRICRGKSQLLNDSDESESTPTPSSTPSTSTSPGRRASSETPRPANCRITRSARRSMQQDPSSSPATADTPSEFPSLFMSPEQDSDLSPQYIPAEKYELERKAMYETLLGGPVPPSATPSATQNEDMSATDSLDFGETKDNDRKPVEEAPSETASALDDKQEEDEDSVPEEPSVQDTSHENDDAGSEMEVEETIENIEAEIHSQIMNAAPVVPETPPVPHEPEKAKAAAAAPTSVEHEWSTDGDSNSADTQADAPPPPETARPHTIDDHKDQILDKILESKKPSPEHDTQQQPQVAPVKLVISKKKGSIFKSRAVAADGTATKNRRALYRHKWVDTQPATEGGVGGDGVRLADRGSAGNDYDFSDEPLERVSRPADDDDGESVTSVRCSRSDKGKSDSQFYTVVRNVKKAHQIQEIGEFQEFNDDVEYILDALQDNNPISTRCLSAITLASKCMAPAFRMHVRAHGTVAKFFKALHDATRDQSLGLCTATVMFVLSQDRLNMDLDRDCLELMLNLLESDVSYQQALDVCGLSSQQLEKNKQKVRELCAEIQSQGHAMHLNLDAITVGQLAMETLLSLTSKRAGEWFKEELRELGGLEHIMKTISECCRQVSDYVVEWTDVLLDKLRKVDRCLRVLENVTHNNEENQQYILRYENGAILDTLVNLYKLCDGEIPLYPVTDIKDKSSTGTIIREALLVTLKVLINLTHHFNKQSQGGALIGSRPGIVDTSLHLLLQVPHYIPEQKKFELGVLVLMLLINLIQDQNNNKKLLMEAKAPSKLESIYSREESAVEALIVQFYHWEGCAKIAEKKTNAILDGEKDGDNPVQAKSNEEFIEETVAKLLQKAGTHMEYTFLASYIGMLMGFLIMDNPEYQQVVRSHLKGNNFCDMVELLKKFYNFMNLTSSTEASSVCAIKATQKVIKYLEDCDGSQQGETHSEGFTPSAECMDLSYKMAHSQ; encoded by the exons ATGTCGAGGGGCTATGGAAAATATCGTCGGGGGGGCAGTTCCCATTCGAGCTTTCTGTTCGATAATCTGTTCAAGGAGAACAGCAACAGGCCCTCGGCCGCCAGGTCCGCGGCCACGGTCGGGAAATGGGGCATAACCTCATTCACCTCCATACGTACTATGAATG GTATGTCCCGTTCAGAGAACGAACGCTCGTCGACGGCGTCTACGTCACCGACGACACCTGAAGTAGACAACACCCCCAAGCCGAAGAAGTTCTTCAAGAGTCGCAACACGGAGCCCCCCGACCTGGAGGCGGCGCCTCCAACGGGCGGTAGGGCTTCAAAGAGAGCCAAAATCACCTACGACGAGAAACCGACGCGTGGGTCTCCACGTAAGTTCTTCTCACACAAGGCCAACTCACCACCTGACAAGAGCACCGTCCTCACCCAAAACGTCAACACGTCAAAGCAGAAGCAGGAGGTCAAACCGCCGATAGTATTGAGGATTTGCAGAG GCAAGTCGCAGCTGCTGAACGACTCGGACGAGTCCGAGAGCACGCCGACGCCGAGCAGCACGCCGTCCACGTCGACGTCGCCCGGCCGAAGAGCGTCGTCGGAGACGCCGCGTCCGGCCAACTGTCGCATCACCAGGAGCGCGAGGCGCAGCATGCAGCAGGACCCGAGCAGTTCGCCGGCCACTGCGGACACGCCCTCCGAATTCCCGTCGCTGTTCATGTCGCCGGAGCAGGACAGCGACCTGTCGCCGCAGTACATTCCGGCCGAGAAGTACGAGCTCGAGCGGAAG gCAATGTATGAGACACTGTTAGGCGGGCCGGTGCCACCCTCAGCAACGCCCTCGGCGACGCAGAACGAGGACATGTCGGCCACCGACAGCCTGGACTTCGGCGAGACCAAAGATAATGACCGTAAGCCGGTGGAGGAGGCGCCGAGTGAAACAGCCTCCGCTCTTGATGACAAGCAGGAAGAGGACGAGGATAGTGTGCCGGAGGAACCGTCGGTGCAAGACACGTCGCACGAGAACGACGACGCAGGCAGCGAGATGGAGGTGGAGGAGACCATAGAGAATATCGAGGCGGAGATCCATTCTCAg attatgaATGCGGCACCGGTAGTACCCGAGACCCCGCCCGTGCCGCACGAACCGGAGAAAGCCAAGGCCGCCGCCGCAGCGCCCACGAGCGTCGAACACGAGTGGTCGACCGACGGCGACAGCAACAGCGCCGACACTCAGGCGGACGCACCGCCGCCACCCGAGACCGCCCGACCGCACACGATCGACGACCACAAGGACCAGATCCTCGACAAGATACTCGAGAGCAAGAAGCCGTCGCCGGAGCACGACACGCAACAACAGCCTCAGGta gCGCCAGTTAAGCTGGTGATATCGAAGAAAAAGGGGAGCATTTTCAAGAGCAGGGCGGTGGCGGCGGACGGCACGGCCACCAAAAACCGGCGGGCGCTCTACCGGCACAAGTGGGTGGACACGCAGCCCGCCACCGAGGGCGGAGTGGGCGGCGACGGCGTCCGACTGGCCGATCGCGGTTCCGCCGGCAACGACTACGACTTCTCGGACGAGCCGCTGGAACGGGTGTCGCGGCCGgccgacgacgacgacggcgAGTCGGTGACGAGCGTGCGGTGCAGCCGCTCGGACAAGGGG AAATCTGATTCGCAGTTCTATACGGTTGTGAGGAACGTCAAGAAGGCCCATCAGATACAGGAGATAGGCGAGTTTCAGGAGTTCAACGACGACGTCGAGTATATCTTGGACGCGTTGCAGGATAACAATCCCATTAGCACGCGATGTCTGTCCGCCATCACGCTCGCGTCCAAGTGCATGGCTCCCGCCTTCCGGATGCACGTAAGGGCGCACGGCACT GTTGCGAAATTCTTCAAAGCCTTGCACGACGCCACGCGCGACCAAAGCCTGGGCCTGTGCACGGCCACGGTGATGTTCGTCCTGAGCCAGGACCGTCTCAACATGGACCTGGACCGCGACTGTCTGGAGCTGATGCTCAACCTGTTGGAGTCGGACGTCAGCTATCAGCAGGCGTTGGACGTGTGCGGTCTCAGTTCGCAGCAGCTGGAGAAGAACAAGCAGAAGGTGCGGGAACTCTGCGCTGAAATCCAGAGCCAGGGACACGCGATGCATCTCAATCTGGACGCGATCACT GTTGGCCAACTGGCGATGGAAACGTTGCTGTCGCTGACGTCGAAGAGGGCGGGGGAGTGGTTTAAGGAGGAGTTACGGGAACTGGGCGGTCTCGAGCACATAATGAAGACGATTAGCGAGTGCTGCCGCCAGGTGTCGGACTACGTCGTCGAGTGGACGGACGTCCTGTTGGACAAGCTGCGCAAGGTCGACCGTTGCTTGAGGGTCCTCGAGAACGTCACGCACAATAACGAGGAGAACCAACAATATATACTCAG GTACGAGAATGGAGCTATTCTAGACACATTAGTgaatttgtacaaattatgCGACGGCGAGATTCCGTTGTATCCGGTGACCGATATCAAGGACAAATCCTCCACGGGGACCATAATCAGGGAAGCTTTGCTTGTAACACTTAAGGTACTCATCAATCTCACCCACCATTTCAACAAACAAT CTCAAGGAGGCGCCCTCATTGGATCGCGACCTGGAATCGTGGACACCAGTTTACACCTGCTGCTGCAGGTGCCCCATTACATTCCGGAACAGAAGAAGTTCGAGTTGGGGGTCTTAGTGTTGATGTTACTCATTAATCTCATACAGgatcaaaataacaataaaaaattgttgatggaAGCCAAAGCACCCTCCAAACTGGAAAGCATTTATTCAA GGGAGGAAAGCGCCGTCGAAGCCTTAATAGTGCAGTTCTACCACTGGGAGGGCTGTGCGAAAATCGCCGAAAAGAAAACCAACGCCATTTTGGACGGGGAAAAGGACGGCGACAACCCAGTCCAGGCTAAGTCTAACGAGGAGTTCATTGAGGAGACGGTTGCTAAAT TGCTACAAAAGGCTGGCACCCACATGGAGTACACATTCCTGGCGTCGTACATCGGGATGCTGATGGGCTTCCTAATAATGGACAACCCGGAGTACCAACAGGTGGTACGGTCGCACCTCAAGGGCAACAACTTCTGCGACATGGTCGAGTTGCTTAAGAAGTTCTACAACTTTATGAATCTTACGTCCTCG ACGGAGGCGTCGAGCGTGTGCGCCATCAAAGCCACCCAGAAGGTGATCAAGTACCTGGAAGACTGCGACGGTTCGCAACAAGGCGAGACGCACTCGGAGGGCTTCACCCCGTCCGCCGAGTGCATGGATCTGAGCTACAAGATGGCCCACTCGCAGTAG